From a region of the Mucilaginibacter auburnensis genome:
- a CDS encoding capsule assembly Wzi family protein, with protein sequence MNKNIRFIVAIVVIILSNQSNLLAQSLQVGAVTEDYYRRAQLLGKADTNVSFTVRPIFPKLSETQPLDTFFPDPNEVREPSTDGHWKSAGGKLTIDALPISINTQINSHHPYGWNDGPMIPAKGFQTVISGGIFAKQGIVTVQFKPEIIAAVNSPFDNLNNKQSEIIFARYYDVYNNIDLPMRFGNDLYGKIYWGQSSIRLNFKALSAGISTENLWWGPGIRNSLLMSNNAPGFPHLTLNTSRPVKTSIGSFEGQLISGKLSNSNYAPLTPDKYYFGNNLYVPKPDNWRFITGAIVTWQPKWVPGLFLGVSQVQQMYGNNVSGITDYLPLFLPFSSNSAPDEALRKKDQITSGFMRWLWTKEHAEVYFEFGHYNNSKNLTQSFLSPNTSRAYTFGLRKMIPFGKATDENILIGVEVTQLQENSVAKVRAGNEWYVSKSIRQGYTNYGQVLGAGIGPGGNIQSLNVSWVKGLKRLGIQLERYVHDNDVYYYIFYDSGDYSRHWVDLSAAVSGEWNYKNFIFSGKLQAINSLNYQWYTKVPNDILFNNGVNAFNFHMQLGAIYRF encoded by the coding sequence ATGAATAAAAACATCAGGTTCATTGTAGCTATTGTAGTAATAATACTATCAAACCAATCTAACTTGCTGGCGCAATCTTTACAGGTTGGAGCTGTTACCGAAGATTATTACAGACGGGCACAACTGTTAGGAAAAGCGGATACCAATGTTTCATTCACTGTAAGGCCTATATTTCCAAAGTTAAGCGAAACTCAACCGCTGGATACATTTTTTCCTGATCCGAATGAGGTAAGGGAACCATCAACAGACGGGCATTGGAAGAGTGCCGGCGGAAAGCTAACTATTGACGCCTTACCAATCAGCATTAACACGCAAATTAACAGTCATCATCCATACGGTTGGAATGATGGACCCATGATTCCGGCCAAAGGATTTCAAACGGTAATAAGTGGCGGTATATTTGCTAAGCAAGGCATTGTAACAGTTCAGTTTAAACCAGAGATCATCGCTGCCGTTAACTCACCTTTTGACAACCTTAACAATAAACAGTCTGAAATTATTTTTGCCCGTTATTATGATGTTTATAATAACATAGATCTGCCTATGCGTTTTGGTAACGACCTTTATGGCAAGATATACTGGGGACAGAGCAGTATCAGGCTAAACTTTAAAGCGCTATCAGCAGGCATATCCACTGAAAACCTTTGGTGGGGGCCGGGCATCAGAAATTCATTATTGATGAGTAATAATGCGCCGGGTTTTCCGCATTTAACCTTAAACACTTCACGCCCGGTTAAAACATCTATTGGATCGTTTGAAGGTCAGCTCATAAGCGGTAAACTAAGTAATTCAAATTATGCTCCTTTAACACCAGATAAATACTATTTTGGCAACAACCTATATGTGCCTAAACCGGATAATTGGCGTTTTATAACGGGCGCAATTGTTACATGGCAACCTAAGTGGGTGCCCGGTTTATTTTTAGGTGTTAGCCAGGTGCAGCAAATGTATGGTAATAATGTTAGCGGGATAACAGATTACCTTCCGCTTTTCCTTCCGTTCAGTTCAAATTCAGCTCCTGACGAGGCCTTAAGAAAGAAAGACCAGATAACATCTGGTTTTATGCGTTGGTTGTGGACCAAAGAACATGCAGAGGTATACTTTGAATTTGGGCACTACAACAACTCCAAAAATTTAACGCAAAGCTTTTTATCTCCTAATACATCAAGAGCTTACACATTTGGATTGCGAAAAATGATACCATTTGGCAAGGCAACTGACGAGAATATTTTGATAGGCGTGGAGGTAACGCAACTGCAGGAAAACTCGGTTGCTAAAGTGCGGGCGGGAAATGAATGGTATGTAAGCAAATCAATCAGGCAGGGCTATACCAACTATGGGCAGGTGCTTGGTGCAGGTATAGGGCCTGGAGGTAACATACAATCTTTGAATGTAAGCTGGGTTAAAGGTTTAAAAAGGTTAGGGATACAGTTAGAAAGATATGTGCATGATAATGATGTTTACTATTATATATTTTATGATAGTGGAGATTATAGCAGGCATTGGGTTGATCTGAGCGCCGCGGTTAGCGGTGAGTGGAACTATAAGAACTTTATTTTCAGCGGAAAACTACAGGCTATAAATTCGTTAAATTATCAATGGTATACCAAGGTTCCTAATGATATACTATTCAATAATGGCGTAAATGCTTTTAATTTTCATATGCAGTTAGGTGCTATTTACAGATTTTAG
- the cysD gene encoding sulfate adenylyltransferase subunit CysD has translation MQKYYLNHLQELEAEAIYVIREVVAQFDRPAILFSGGKDSIVVTHLARKAFWPARVPMPLIHIDTGHNFPETMEFRDKLVEDIGVQLIVGSVQEAINNGRAVEETGMNASRNELQIVTLLDAIERNKIDAAIGGARRDEEKARAKERFFSHRDDFGQWDPKNQRPELWNIFNGHKRMGEHFRVFPISNWTEMDVWNYILQENIAIPSLYFAHNRDVIYRDGAWLPVSEFITLREGEKVENKLMRFRTLGDITITGGIESEADTLEKIVMEVAGTRSTERGNRSDDKRSDTSMEDRKRQGYF, from the coding sequence ATGCAAAAATATTATCTTAATCATCTCCAGGAATTAGAAGCAGAAGCCATTTATGTGATAAGGGAGGTAGTGGCGCAGTTTGACAGGCCTGCTATTTTATTTTCGGGAGGTAAAGATTCAATAGTGGTTACTCATTTGGCGCGTAAGGCTTTTTGGCCGGCCCGTGTACCTATGCCATTAATTCATATTGATACCGGACATAATTTCCCTGAAACAATGGAATTCAGAGATAAACTGGTTGAAGATATAGGCGTACAATTAATTGTTGGCTCCGTTCAGGAGGCTATTAACAATGGCAGGGCTGTTGAAGAGACCGGCATGAATGCCAGCAGAAACGAATTGCAGATTGTAACACTTTTAGACGCCATTGAGCGTAATAAAATTGATGCAGCAATTGGCGGCGCCCGCCGTGATGAGGAAAAAGCCCGTGCTAAAGAACGATTTTTTTCGCACAGAGATGATTTTGGCCAGTGGGACCCTAAAAACCAGCGTCCGGAGCTTTGGAACATCTTTAACGGGCACAAACGTATGGGCGAACACTTCAGGGTATTCCCCATAAGTAACTGGACCGAAATGGACGTGTGGAATTATATTTTACAGGAGAATATCGCAATCCCTTCTCTTTACTTTGCCCATAATCGCGACGTAATCTATAGAGATGGTGCATGGTTGCCGGTTTCGGAATTTATTACACTGCGGGAAGGTGAAAAGGTGGAGAATAAGTTAATGCGTTTCCGCACCTTGGGTGATATTACTATAACAGGCGGAATTGAATCTGAAGCAGACACGCTTGAGAAGATTGTTATGGAGGTAGCTGGTACCCGTAGTACCGAACGCGGTAACCGTAGCGATGATAAGCGATCTGACACCTCAATGGAAGACAGAAAACGCCAGGGATATTTTTAA
- a CDS encoding cation:proton antiporter, with translation MVSKLNTAETLHFLLILTVMLVAARVFGEICRKLKQPSIAGEILAGILLGPSVLGGLFPGLFNGLFLAEPRAYGAFDGIANVGIILLMFIAGFEVDLKQIRANGKQAASISLMGILFPFAVGFAAVWLFYDRVFVTENGNQLLTALFFGTALSITALSVITKILIDLNLLKTKIGNLVVTSAMIDDFLGWILFSFIIGMMHTGKEEGSFSSTLIVLGFIIFMITAGRWLVNKLLSAAQKHLKIGRVITLAICLCFLSGIVTEYLGIRAVFGSFLMGIAIGDSVFFTERHKLILHQFTVNIIAPLFFCSIGLRLNFVNDFNLEVVAIILAVAFIAKLIGAGLGSKMSGMTNNESLAVAFGMNARGAQEIVLGMLGVQAKLISEQVFVGLVVMTVLSVVISGPAMRYFFVKEQQRLAGDRDNLIASASSSTTSQSKMGV, from the coding sequence ATGGTATCAAAACTCAACACGGCGGAGACATTACACTTCTTGTTAATACTTACTGTAATGCTTGTTGCTGCACGTGTGTTTGGTGAAATATGCCGGAAACTAAAACAGCCATCTATTGCCGGGGAAATTCTGGCCGGGATCTTACTCGGCCCATCTGTTTTAGGCGGGTTGTTCCCAGGTCTTTTTAATGGCCTTTTCCTCGCAGAACCGAGAGCTTATGGCGCTTTTGACGGCATTGCTAACGTTGGAATTATATTACTGATGTTTATTGCCGGATTTGAAGTTGACTTAAAACAGATACGCGCCAACGGCAAGCAGGCGGCCAGTATTAGCCTGATGGGTATTTTATTCCCTTTTGCCGTTGGGTTTGCAGCCGTTTGGTTATTTTACGATAGAGTATTTGTTACTGAAAACGGCAATCAATTATTAACCGCGTTATTTTTTGGAACGGCACTATCCATAACTGCATTATCTGTTATTACCAAAATACTAATTGACCTTAACTTGCTAAAAACCAAGATTGGCAACCTTGTAGTTACGTCTGCCATGATTGACGACTTTTTGGGCTGGATACTGTTTTCGTTTATTATCGGAATGATGCATACCGGAAAAGAAGAAGGTTCATTCAGCTCCACGCTTATAGTGCTCGGCTTTATAATTTTCATGATCACTGCCGGCCGTTGGTTGGTCAATAAATTACTGTCGGCTGCACAAAAACATCTAAAAATTGGTCGCGTTATTACACTTGCTATCTGTTTGTGTTTTTTAAGTGGTATAGTAACAGAGTATCTGGGCATAAGGGCTGTTTTCGGCTCCTTTTTAATGGGCATTGCTATTGGCGACTCGGTTTTCTTTACCGAACGCCATAAGCTCATACTGCACCAGTTCACCGTAAACATTATAGCTCCCTTATTTTTCTGTTCCATTGGCTTAAGGTTAAACTTTGTTAATGATTTTAACCTTGAAGTGGTTGCAATAATACTGGCAGTTGCATTTATTGCCAAGCTAATTGGCGCCGGCTTAGGGAGCAAAATGAGTGGGATGACCAATAATGAATCGCTTGCGGTAGCATTTGGCATGAATGCGCGCGGCGCTCAGGAAATTGTATTGGGTATGTTAGGCGTGCAGGCAAAACTGATAAGCGAACAGGTATTTGTTGGGCTGGTGGTAATGACTGTTTTATCAGTTGTGATATCTGGTCCGGCAATGCGTTATTTCTTTGTTAAAGAACAACAACGGCTTGCGGGAGACAGGGATAATTTAATTGCTTCTGCGTCTTCATCAACAACATCTCAAAGCAAAATGGGCGTTTAA
- a CDS encoding capsule assembly Wzi family protein — MKNAIFLTALFVSSLISAKLFSQTVPVGTPAIEDYYRRMQLVGKVDSNLSFSVRPLFAEALKVNDIFDPEGNLKTNWNKPDVATFAQGKGLFRVLPFTILQQFNSHHPYGWNDGTMIPAKGYQTQISGGIYFKYGPLSIQLRPDFVYAANPPFDGFESGHDIQDIARYYRLHSVIDYPERFGNTAYKKATLGASSIRLTFDPISIGVSNENLWWGPGISNALVLTNNAPGFQHISVNTVRPIRTGIGYFEGEIMAGILQNSGLTALSTPPQPSWVTSKPGQKDEKRYFTGYNINYHPKWVPGLTLGMTRTFSSYYSDNKRVGDFIPFLVPFQKRDANNGAGDAFPRDQITSLYVRWLFNKVNAEIYFEYGWEDNLYNIRDFVGSPEHSRAYILGLRKLFPINGHNGEYIMFDTEITQTSLQSAEAAIREVSYWYYNFDVKQGHTNFGQVLGAGTGPSGNIQSMSVSWMKGLKRLGFGIERYEHDVDYYRETFADINGNSRKWVDLAFSLQGEWNYKNLIFNARLKTIRSFNYQWILKNYTPDNYYIPNNTVYNLHAQLGVTYRF, encoded by the coding sequence ATGAAAAACGCAATTTTCTTAACAGCTCTTTTTGTTTCTTCACTAATTTCAGCAAAACTGTTTTCGCAAACTGTACCCGTTGGAACGCCGGCTATAGAGGATTATTACCGCAGAATGCAGTTAGTTGGCAAGGTTGATTCTAATTTATCTTTTTCGGTAAGGCCGTTGTTTGCCGAGGCACTTAAGGTAAATGATATATTTGATCCGGAAGGTAATTTAAAAACAAACTGGAACAAACCCGATGTAGCCACCTTTGCGCAAGGTAAAGGTTTATTCAGGGTTTTACCCTTTACAATACTGCAGCAATTTAATAGCCATCACCCATATGGCTGGAATGATGGCACCATGATACCGGCCAAAGGTTACCAAACACAAATTAGCGGTGGTATATATTTCAAATACGGACCGTTGTCCATCCAGTTGCGGCCTGATTTTGTTTACGCGGCTAATCCCCCGTTTGACGGTTTTGAATCGGGACATGATATTCAGGACATAGCGCGTTATTATCGTTTACACTCAGTAATTGATTACCCTGAACGCTTTGGAAACACAGCTTATAAAAAAGCAACATTGGGTGCCAGCAGTATTCGTTTAACATTTGATCCAATTTCTATAGGGGTTTCAAACGAAAATTTATGGTGGGGACCAGGCATTTCTAATGCATTGGTACTTACTAATAATGCGCCCGGCTTTCAACATATCTCGGTTAATACAGTAAGACCAATCAGAACAGGCATCGGTTATTTTGAGGGTGAAATTATGGCAGGCATTCTGCAAAACTCCGGCCTGACAGCTTTGTCTACACCTCCCCAGCCGTCATGGGTAACATCTAAACCTGGCCAGAAGGATGAAAAACGATATTTTACCGGCTATAATATAAATTACCACCCTAAATGGGTGCCCGGGCTTACGCTGGGTATGACGCGTACTTTCAGTTCATATTATAGTGATAATAAGCGAGTAGGAGATTTTATTCCTTTCTTGGTTCCATTTCAAAAGAGAGACGCCAACAACGGCGCCGGCGACGCTTTTCCGCGCGATCAGATAACATCATTATATGTCAGATGGCTTTTCAACAAAGTAAATGCTGAGATTTATTTTGAATATGGTTGGGAGGATAATCTTTATAATATACGTGATTTTGTGGGATCGCCGGAACACTCAAGAGCGTACATTTTAGGTTTACGGAAACTCTTCCCTATCAACGGGCATAATGGCGAGTACATAATGTTTGATACTGAAATAACGCAAACATCTTTACAAAGCGCTGAAGCTGCTATAAGGGAGGTTTCTTACTGGTATTATAACTTTGACGTAAAGCAAGGGCATACCAATTTTGGCCAGGTATTAGGAGCAGGTACCGGGCCAAGTGGTAACATACAATCTATGAGTGTTAGCTGGATGAAAGGGTTAAAGCGTTTAGGTTTTGGCATAGAGCGTTATGAGCACGACGTTGATTACTATCGCGAAACTTTTGCAGACATTAATGGAAACAGTCGTAAGTGGGTTGATCTGGCATTTTCTTTACAAGGAGAGTGGAATTATAAAAATTTGATTTTTAACGCCAGGCTTAAAACCATCAGATCATTCAACTATCAGTGGATACTCAAAAACTACACACCCGATAACTATTACATTCCTAACAACACGGTTTACAACCTGCATGCCCAACTTGGTGTAACATATAGGTTTTAG
- the gmd gene encoding GDP-mannose 4,6-dehydratase — protein MKKALLTGVTGQDGAYLTELLISKGYEVHGIKRRSSLFNTDRIDHLYQDPHDDNKKLILHYGDLSDSTNLIRIIQQVQPDEIYNLGAMSHVKVSFDTPEYTANADGIGTLRLLEAIRILGLEKKTRIYQASTSELYGLVQAVPQSETTPFYPRSPYAVAKMYAYWITVNYREAYGIYACNGILFNHESPLRGETFVTRKITRATAKIAMGLQDKLYLGNLDAQRDWGHAKDYVEAMYLILQQDVAEDYVIATGVTTRVREFVRLAFAEVGIAVEFKGEGVDEKGYVVSCSNPDFQIEIGKEVVAVDKAYFRPTEVDLLIGDPSKSKKQLGWEPKYDLQGLVKEMVEADVNLFRREKLLKESGYVIKNQFE, from the coding sequence ATGAAAAAAGCCTTATTAACTGGGGTTACTGGTCAGGACGGTGCCTATTTAACCGAACTATTAATCTCTAAAGGTTACGAGGTTCATGGTATTAAACGTCGTAGTTCGTTGTTCAATACGGATCGTATAGATCATTTATACCAGGATCCACATGACGATAACAAAAAATTAATACTTCACTACGGCGATTTAAGTGACAGTACCAACCTGATAAGGATCATACAACAGGTTCAGCCTGATGAAATTTATAATTTAGGTGCTATGTCTCACGTAAAGGTGAGCTTTGATACACCCGAATATACTGCTAACGCTGATGGTATAGGTACCTTACGTTTATTAGAGGCTATCAGAATTTTAGGATTAGAGAAAAAAACCAGAATATACCAGGCATCAACATCAGAGTTGTATGGTTTAGTGCAGGCGGTTCCACAATCTGAAACCACTCCATTTTACCCACGCTCACCTTATGCTGTCGCTAAAATGTATGCATACTGGATCACTGTAAACTACCGTGAGGCCTATGGAATTTACGCTTGTAACGGTATTTTATTCAATCACGAAAGTCCGCTTCGTGGAGAAACATTCGTAACCCGTAAAATTACCAGGGCAACTGCTAAAATTGCAATGGGACTGCAGGACAAATTATACCTGGGTAACTTAGATGCTCAGCGCGACTGGGGCCACGCTAAAGATTACGTTGAAGCGATGTATTTAATACTACAGCAAGATGTGGCTGAAGATTATGTTATTGCTACAGGTGTAACAACCCGTGTTAGAGAGTTTGTTAGGTTAGCCTTTGCCGAAGTTGGCATTGCCGTAGAGTTTAAAGGCGAAGGTGTTGATGAGAAAGGTTATGTTGTAAGCTGCAGCAACCCTGATTTTCAGATAGAGATTGGTAAAGAAGTTGTTGCCGTTGATAAAGCATATTTCAGACCAACAGAAGTAGATCTGTTAATTGGTGATCCGTCTAAATCTAAAAAACAGTTAGGTTGGGAACCTAAATACGATTTACAAGGCTTGGTAAAAGAGATGGTTGAAGCCGATGTTAACCTTTTCAGAAGAGAAAAATTGCTTAAAGAATCTGGTTACGTTATTAAAAACCAATTTGAATAA
- the cysC gene encoding adenylyl-sulfate kinase yields MKERIHLINQAYDISKPDREKMNGHKALCIWFTGLSGAGKTTLANALERRLHTENIKTFSLDGDNIRCGLSSDLGFSESDRIENLRRIGEVAKLMCEAGLVVTAAFVSPFKKDRQLIRNLLGSNFFEVFVNTPLEVCEQRDVKGLYQKARRGEISNFTGINSPFEQPQNPDLQVNTVNQTIDQLVNTILEAVLPKLLLS; encoded by the coding sequence ATGAAAGAGAGGATTCATCTCATAAATCAAGCTTATGATATAAGCAAGCCTGATCGTGAAAAGATGAATGGGCATAAGGCGCTTTGCATTTGGTTTACCGGATTATCCGGAGCCGGAAAAACAACCTTGGCTAATGCGCTTGAACGTAGATTACACACCGAAAACATTAAAACTTTTAGCCTGGACGGAGACAACATACGATGTGGGTTGAGTAGTGATCTGGGCTTTTCAGAATCAGACAGGATTGAGAATTTGAGGCGAATAGGAGAGGTAGCTAAATTAATGTGTGAGGCAGGATTGGTTGTAACAGCGGCCTTTGTATCACCGTTTAAAAAAGACAGGCAGTTGATCAGAAATCTGTTAGGAAGTAATTTTTTTGAAGTATTTGTGAATACACCATTAGAAGTTTGCGAACAGCGTGATGTTAAAGGCTTATACCAAAAAGCGCGCCGTGGTGAGATAAGCAACTTTACAGGTATCAACTCTCCTTTTGAGCAACCTCAAAATCCAGACTTACAAGTTAATACAGTTAATCAAACAATAGATCAGTTGGTAAATACCATTTTGGAGGCTGTGCTTCCAAAATTATTATTAAGCTAA
- a CDS encoding WecB/TagA/CpsF family glycosyltransferase, with product MQKRRLISLDISIGPYKEFLTEILTLAKAPKASYVCVANVHMLVEAYNDPTFADKVNSAAIVTPDGMPLAKGIKSIYKINQDRVAGMDLLPDLLREANDEKLSVLFYGGSEDVVEKLKEYAAERHSDIKLTVICPPFRPLSPKENEQIISEINSVSADILFISLGCPKQENWMAQMHTKINRGVMVGIGGALPVMLGMQKRAPKWMQDASLEWLYRLIQEPKRLYKRYAITNATFMRLMFLEHLRILFKR from the coding sequence ATGCAAAAAAGAAGGTTAATATCTTTAGATATCTCAATTGGCCCTTACAAAGAATTTCTTACAGAAATACTAACTTTAGCTAAGGCTCCAAAAGCATCATATGTTTGCGTTGCTAATGTACATATGTTGGTTGAGGCCTATAACGATCCAACTTTTGCTGATAAAGTTAACAGCGCAGCTATTGTAACTCCGGATGGTATGCCTTTGGCTAAAGGCATAAAATCTATATACAAGATCAATCAGGATAGGGTTGCGGGCATGGATTTATTGCCTGACCTCCTTAGGGAAGCGAACGACGAAAAGCTTTCAGTTTTATTCTACGGAGGCTCAGAAGACGTAGTGGAGAAATTGAAAGAGTACGCAGCCGAACGCCATAGTGATATAAAACTTACAGTAATTTGTCCGCCATTCAGACCGCTGTCACCTAAGGAGAACGAGCAAATAATCAGTGAAATAAACAGTGTATCTGCCGATATATTGTTTATAAGCTTGGGTTGTCCAAAACAAGAGAATTGGATGGCACAAATGCATACTAAAATAAACAGGGGCGTAATGGTGGGAATAGGCGGAGCTTTACCGGTTATGTTAGGTATGCAAAAGCGAGCTCCAAAATGGATGCAAGACGCAAGCCTGGAGTGGTTATACAGGTTAATTCAAGAGCCTAAAAGATTATATAAGAGATATGCCATAACAAATGCTACTTTTATGAGATTGATGTTTTTGGAACATTTACGGATACTTTTCAAACGATAA
- the cysN gene encoding sulfate adenylyltransferase subunit CysN has translation MELLRFTTAGSVDDGKSTLIGRLLYDSKSIFEDQFEAVKKSSERKGLQHVDLSLLTDGLRSEREQGITIDVAYRYFATPKRKFIIADTPGHIQYTRNMVTGASTANLALILVDARHGVIEQTCRHSYIASLLQLPHVVVCVNKMDLVDYSEDVFNKVVEQYHEFASKLDINDIRYIPMSALNGDNVVNRSENMPWYQGSSLLDTLETIHISSDYNHMDVRFPVQTVIRPHATEYHDYRGYAGRMAAGVLKTGDEVTVLPSGLTSKVKSIDTFDGPVEEAFVPMSVSITLEDDVDVSRGDMIVKSDSLPVATQDLDVMLCWMRAAGPRPGAKYYLKHTSREVMAMIKEVTYKLDINTMEKIEGDANIKMNDMARVRIRTTQPLMVDEYRINRITGSLILIDEATNETVAAGTIYGLQ, from the coding sequence ATGGAACTATTACGCTTTACTACCGCAGGCAGTGTTGACGACGGAAAAAGCACCTTGATCGGTCGTTTGTTATACGATTCGAAATCAATTTTTGAAGATCAGTTTGAAGCCGTTAAAAAATCAAGTGAGCGCAAGGGACTACAACACGTAGATCTAAGCTTATTAACAGACGGACTTCGTTCAGAACGTGAGCAAGGGATTACTATTGATGTAGCTTATCGTTATTTTGCTACGCCGAAACGTAAATTCATTATTGCCGACACCCCGGGCCATATTCAATATACGCGTAACATGGTTACCGGTGCATCAACAGCTAACCTGGCTTTGATTTTGGTGGATGCGCGTCATGGTGTAATTGAACAAACCTGCAGACACTCCTACATTGCTTCGTTGCTGCAATTACCACATGTGGTGGTTTGCGTCAACAAAATGGATCTGGTTGATTACTCAGAAGACGTTTTCAATAAAGTGGTTGAACAATACCATGAGTTTGCAAGCAAACTGGACATTAACGACATCCGTTACATACCCATGAGCGCCCTTAATGGCGACAATGTGGTCAACCGTTCTGAAAATATGCCTTGGTATCAGGGTTCAAGTTTGTTAGATACGTTAGAAACCATCCACATCAGCAGCGATTATAATCATATGGATGTGCGTTTTCCGGTTCAAACGGTTATAAGGCCGCACGCTACAGAGTATCATGATTACAGGGGATACGCAGGCCGAATGGCTGCAGGTGTACTTAAAACGGGTGATGAGGTGACTGTTTTACCTTCAGGCTTAACATCGAAAGTTAAATCAATTGATACGTTTGATGGCCCTGTAGAGGAAGCTTTTGTGCCGATGTCTGTATCGATAACATTGGAGGATGATGTTGACGTTAGTCGAGGAGATATGATTGTAAAATCTGATAGTCTACCAGTGGCAACCCAGGATCTGGACGTTATGCTGTGCTGGATGCGCGCTGCGGGGCCAAGACCAGGTGCTAAGTACTACCTCAAGCATACCTCTCGTGAGGTGATGGCTATGATCAAGGAGGTGACTTATAAGCTTGATATCAACACTATGGAAAAAATTGAGGGCGATGCCAATATTAAGATGAATGATATGGCAAGGGTAAGAATAAGAACCACCCAGCCATTAATGGTTGATGAATACCGTATAAACCGCATAACCGGTTCATTAATATTAATTGATGAAGCAACTAACGAAACTGTTGCCGCCGGAACCATATACGGTTTGCAATAA
- a CDS encoding GDP-L-fucose synthase family protein, whose protein sequence is MDKSSKIYIAGHRGMVGSAIQRTLEKNGYTNLVVKTSAELDLRNQAVVSEFFETEKPDYVFLAAAKVGGIIANNTYRADFLYENLQIQNNIIHSSHLNGVKKLMFLGSSCIYPKMAPQPLKEDYLLTGPLEETNEPYAIAKIAGIKMCDAYRAQFGCNYISVMPTNLYGFNDNYHPQNSHVLPALIRRFHEAAEQNLPTVTIWGSGSPKREFLFADDLAEACFYLMQNYNEPGLVNIGTGEDISIKDLALLVKEITGYKGEIDFDHTKPDGTPRKLMDVTKLHNAGWRHKIELAEGIKLAYQDFLSKGALVAER, encoded by the coding sequence ATGGATAAATCATCTAAGATATACATTGCAGGGCACAGAGGAATGGTTGGGTCTGCCATTCAGCGAACGCTTGAAAAAAATGGCTATACTAATTTAGTGGTTAAAACTTCTGCAGAGCTTGATTTAAGAAACCAGGCTGTTGTTAGCGAGTTTTTTGAAACAGAGAAGCCCGACTATGTATTTTTAGCTGCTGCAAAGGTTGGAGGTATAATTGCCAATAACACCTATCGTGCAGATTTTCTATATGAAAACCTGCAGATACAAAACAATATCATCCATAGTTCGCACTTAAACGGCGTAAAAAAGCTGATGTTTTTAGGTTCAAGTTGTATCTATCCGAAAATGGCACCACAGCCATTAAAAGAGGATTACCTGTTAACAGGTCCGCTTGAAGAAACTAACGAGCCTTATGCAATTGCCAAAATTGCCGGTATAAAAATGTGCGATGCTTACAGGGCACAGTTTGGTTGTAATTATATATCAGTAATGCCTACTAACTTGTATGGTTTTAACGATAATTACCACCCGCAAAATTCGCATGTGTTACCTGCTTTGATCAGACGTTTCCATGAGGCGGCTGAGCAAAACCTACCTACGGTAACCATTTGGGGATCCGGCTCACCTAAACGTGAGTTTTTATTTGCTGATGACTTAGCAGAAGCTTGTTTTTACCTGATGCAAAATTACAATGAGCCGGGGTTGGTGAATATTGGAACAGGAGAAGACATTTCTATAAAAGATTTAGCTTTGCTTGTTAAAGAGATCACCGGCTACAAAGGAGAGATTGATTTTGATCATACCAAACCTGACGGTACACCTCGTAAACTGATGGATGTAACTAAGCTACACAACGCTGGTTGGCGGCATAAAATTGAGCTGGCCGAAGGTATTAAATTAGCTTACCAGGACTTTTTAAGTAAGGGTGCGCTTGTTGCAGAACGATAG